A stretch of Aythya fuligula isolate bAytFul2 chromosome 1, bAytFul2.pri, whole genome shotgun sequence DNA encodes these proteins:
- the EFCAB10 gene encoding EF-hand calcium-binding domain-containing protein 10, whose amino-acid sequence MAAGERGGRDYLERHGIPELLRRLSALLLYHQPERPRQFLIQVLETVKAGRQGEGTYPCLMDESNLVAMFQMLDVADLGYITPAQYREALKTLGLSTDNLHVGDDENVTLDTFKEEVKKRLLEIWAVY is encoded by the exons ATGGCGGCGGGCGAGCGGGGGGGCCGCGACTACCTGGAGCGCCACGGGATCCCCGAGCTGCTCCGCCGCCTCAGCGCCCTGCTGCTCTACCACCAGCCCG AAAGACCTCGCCAGTTCCTCATCCAGGTGCTGGAAACAGTGAAGGCCGGCAGGCAAGGCGAGGGGACATACCCGTGCCTGATGGACGAGTCCAACCTGGTTGCCATGTTCCAGATGCTGGACGTGGCAGACCTGGGCTACATCACCCCCGCGCAGTACCGAGAAG CTCTTAAAACCTTGGGACTGAGCACAGACAACCTGCACGTTGGTGATGATGAGAACGTCACACTGGACACGTTCAAGGAAGAAGT gaaGAAAAGGTTGCTGGAGATTTGGGCTGTGTATTAG